Proteins from a genomic interval of Capsicum annuum cultivar UCD-10X-F1 chromosome 4, UCD10Xv1.1, whole genome shotgun sequence:
- the LOC107869240 gene encoding ethylene-responsive transcription factor 4-like: MAEEVKYRGVRKRSGGRYQAEIWIGYNKHLGMFDTAEEAALAYDAAAIRLRGVNAKTNFPIPSRRSSTGGGGGGVGDTVTIARQSESSSPESRHIEIDLNLPPPPEDT; this comes from the coding sequence atGGCGGAAGAGGTGAAGTACCGAGGAGTGAGGAAGAGGTCTGGGGGGAGATACCAAGCGGAGATATGGATAGGATACAATAAGCACTTAGGAATGTTCGACACAGCAGAGGAGGCTGCGTTGGCGTATGATGCGGCAGCAATAAGGCTTCGCGGTGTCAATGCCAAGACCAACTTTCCAATTCCAAGCCGTCGAAGCAGtactggtggtggtggtggtggagttGGAGATACTGTTACCATTGCCCGTCAATCAGAGTCATCATCACCAGAATCTAGGCACATTGAGATTGACTTGAATCTACCTCCGCCACCAGAAGACACATGA